From a single Pseudobutyrivibrio xylanivorans genomic region:
- the gltA gene encoding NADPH-dependent glutamate synthase — MGDVLVRVPISEQDPKVRATNFEEVCLGYTEEEAVEEAGRCLNCKKPMCVGGCPVSINIPAFIEQVKERNFERAYEIISESSALPAVCGRVCPQESQCEGKCIRGIKGEAVAIGKLERFVADWARENGIKPKNTSTPNGHKVAVIGSGPSGLTAAGDLAKLGYDVTVFEALHEMGGVLVYGIPEFRLPKDKVVKAEVENVKALGVKFEKNVIIGRSITIDELMENEGFEAVFIGSGAGLPMFMHIPGEQANGVFSANEYLTRNNLMKAFKEGYDTPIARGKKVVVVGGGNVAMDAARTALRLGAEVHVVYRRSEAELPARAEEVHHAKEEGVIFDLLQNPVEILVNEEGSVRGCKIIKMELGEPDASGRRRPVEIPGSEYEIECDTVIMSLGTSPNPLISSTTVGLDTNKKGCLIATEQGATTKDAVFAGGDAVTGAATVILAMGAGKTAAAAIDEYFRNK; from the coding sequence ATGGGAGACGTATTAGTTAGAGTACCTATTTCAGAGCAGGACCCTAAGGTTCGTGCTACAAACTTCGAAGAGGTTTGTCTTGGATATACAGAGGAAGAGGCAGTAGAGGAGGCAGGACGTTGCCTTAACTGTAAGAAGCCTATGTGTGTAGGTGGCTGCCCAGTTTCTATTAATATTCCAGCATTTATCGAGCAGGTTAAGGAGCGCAACTTCGAGAGAGCATACGAAATCATTTCTGAGTCATCAGCTCTTCCAGCTGTTTGCGGTCGTGTTTGTCCACAGGAGTCACAGTGCGAAGGCAAGTGTATCCGTGGAATTAAGGGCGAGGCAGTAGCTATCGGAAAGCTTGAGCGTTTTGTTGCTGACTGGGCTCGCGAGAATGGCATCAAGCCAAAGAATACATCTACTCCAAATGGACACAAGGTAGCTGTTATTGGTTCAGGCCCTTCAGGTCTTACAGCAGCTGGAGATCTTGCAAAGCTTGGTTATGATGTTACTGTATTTGAAGCCCTTCATGAGATGGGTGGTGTACTTGTTTATGGTATTCCAGAGTTCCGTCTTCCAAAGGACAAGGTAGTAAAGGCTGAGGTTGAGAATGTAAAGGCTCTCGGCGTTAAATTTGAAAAGAATGTAATCATCGGACGTTCAATCACAATCGATGAGCTTATGGAGAACGAAGGCTTCGAGGCTGTATTCATCGGCTCAGGAGCTGGTCTTCCAATGTTCATGCATATTCCAGGTGAGCAGGCTAACGGAGTATTCTCTGCAAACGAGTACCTTACACGTAACAACCTTATGAAGGCTTTCAAGGAAGGTTATGATACACCAATCGCTCGCGGCAAGAAGGTTGTTGTAGTTGGTGGTGGTAACGTAGCTATGGATGCTGCTCGTACAGCACTTCGTCTTGGTGCAGAGGTTCACGTTGTTTACCGTCGTTCTGAGGCAGAGCTTCCAGCGAGAGCAGAGGAAGTTCACCACGCTAAGGAAGAGGGCGTTATCTTTGATCTTCTTCAGAATCCAGTTGAAATCCTTGTTAATGAGGAAGGAAGCGTTCGTGGATGCAAGATTATCAAGATGGAGCTTGGCGAGCCAGATGCTTCAGGACGTCGTCGTCCAGTAGAGATTCCAGGCAGCGAGTATGAAATCGAGTGCGATACTGTTATCATGTCACTTGGTACATCTCCAAACCCACTTATCTCTAGCACAACAGTTGGTCTTGATACAAATAAGAAGGGTTGCCTCATTGCTACAGAGCAGGGCGCAACAACAAAAGACGCAGTATTCGCAGGCGGTGATGCCGTAACAGGTGCAGCTACTGTAATCCTCGCCATGGGCGCAGGTAAAACAGCTGCCGCAGCCATCGACGAATACTTCCGCAACAAATAA
- a CDS encoding sulfide/dihydroorotate dehydrogenase-like FAD/NAD-binding protein: MYPILKKEKLSDKIFLMVVKAPRVAAGCLPGQFIIVKIDEEGERIPLTICDYDRAEGTITIVFQTVGASTERMALLNEGDAFADFVGPLGQPSELCLEDELEETKKKSIVFIAGGVGTAPVYPQVKWLKEHGVKTTVIIGARSKDILFYEDEMREVADELYLATDDGSYGFHGNGCQQLQALVDSGKKYDHCVAIGPMIMMKFVCLLTKELGIPTVVSMNPIMVDGTGMCGACRLVVGDEVKFACVDGPEFDGHLVDFDQAMARAKQYKTEEGRALLKQQEGDTHHGGCGNCGGDK; the protein is encoded by the coding sequence ATGTATCCAATTTTAAAGAAGGAAAAGCTTTCCGATAAGATTTTCCTTATGGTAGTTAAAGCACCACGTGTGGCAGCTGGTTGCTTGCCAGGACAGTTTATTATTGTAAAGATTGATGAGGAGGGTGAGCGTATTCCTCTCACAATCTGTGATTACGATAGAGCAGAAGGAACTATTACAATTGTTTTCCAGACTGTTGGCGCTTCTACAGAGCGTATGGCACTTCTTAATGAAGGTGATGCTTTCGCAGATTTCGTAGGTCCACTTGGACAGCCTTCAGAGCTTTGCCTTGAGGATGAGCTTGAGGAGACAAAGAAGAAGAGCATCGTATTCATCGCAGGTGGTGTTGGTACAGCTCCGGTATATCCTCAGGTTAAGTGGCTTAAGGAGCATGGCGTAAAGACTACAGTTATCATTGGTGCACGTTCAAAGGATATCCTTTTCTATGAGGACGAGATGCGCGAAGTAGCTGATGAGCTTTATCTTGCAACAGATGATGGAAGCTATGGTTTCCACGGAAATGGTTGCCAGCAGCTTCAGGCACTTGTAGATTCAGGTAAGAAGTATGACCATTGCGTAGCAATTGGTCCTATGATTATGATGAAATTTGTATGTCTCCTTACAAAGGAGCTTGGCATTCCTACAGTAGTTTCTATGAACCCAATCATGGTTGATGGAACAGGTATGTGTGGAGCTTGCCGTCTTGTAGTTGGTGATGAGGTTAAGTTTGCTTGCGTAGATGGTCCAGAGTTTGATGGTCACCTTGTAGACTTTGATCAGGCTATGGCTAGAGCAAAGCAGTACAAGACAGAGGAAGGCAGAGCACTTCTTAAGCAGCAGGAAGGCGATACTCACCACGGTGGATGTGGAAATTGTGGAGGTGACAAGTAA
- a CDS encoding GTP-binding protein — protein MAKDIPVYVFTGFMDSGKTTLIQETLFENDFAAGGEDRILILSCEDGDVEYDIEKLKTINAKVATIDSEEEFNLENLTRISNEYKPDVIFLEYNGTWGVDKIYDEPLPEGWVPAQSLATVDATTFENYLNNMRTMMMEQLFKAEVVIFNRCTDATPKTKFRGQIKSMNRPAQIVYERADGTIDDSPEELPFDIDADVIEITDADYALWFMDCMETPKKYDGKTVHFLGLVYNPNDGKLRKDVFVPGRFAMTCCVEDIQFLGMKCKWDKAESLGHRTWVDITAKIKVEFAKEYKGRGPVLYPISVEPAEKPEDELVYFS, from the coding sequence ATGGCAAAAGATATACCAGTATATGTCTTCACTGGATTTATGGACAGTGGTAAAACCACTCTAATCCAGGAGACATTGTTTGAAAATGACTTCGCCGCTGGCGGAGAAGACAGAATCCTCATTTTGTCTTGTGAGGATGGCGATGTTGAGTACGATATTGAAAAGCTTAAGACAATCAATGCAAAGGTGGCAACAATCGATTCTGAAGAGGAATTCAACCTTGAAAACCTTACAAGAATTTCAAATGAGTACAAGCCTGATGTTATCTTCCTTGAGTACAACGGTACCTGGGGCGTGGACAAGATTTACGACGAGCCACTTCCAGAAGGATGGGTTCCAGCGCAGTCACTTGCTACTGTTGATGCTACAACCTTTGAAAACTATCTCAACAACATGCGCACCATGATGATGGAGCAGCTTTTCAAGGCAGAGGTAGTAATATTCAATCGTTGTACAGATGCTACTCCAAAGACAAAATTCCGTGGACAGATTAAGTCGATGAATCGCCCGGCTCAGATTGTTTATGAAAGAGCAGATGGAACAATTGATGATTCTCCAGAGGAGCTTCCATTTGATATCGATGCAGATGTTATCGAAATCACAGATGCTGACTACGCACTTTGGTTTATGGACTGTATGGAGACACCAAAGAAGTATGACGGCAAGACAGTTCACTTCCTTGGTCTTGTTTACAATCCAAACGATGGCAAGCTTCGCAAGGATGTATTCGTTCCAGGACGTTTTGCGATGACATGCTGTGTTGAGGATATCCAGTTCCTCGGTATGAAGTGCAAGTGGGATAAAGCGGAATCCCTTGGACATCGTACTTGGGTAGATATCACAGCAAAAATTAAAGTAGAGTTCGCAAAGGAATATAAAGGAAGAGGCCCTGTGCTTTATCCGATTTCCGTAGAGCCAGCTGAAAAGCCAGAAGATGAGCTTGTATACTTTAGTTAA
- a CDS encoding GTP-binding protein: MTKIDIISGFLGAGKTTYIKKMLEEAYKGEKVVLIENEFGEVGIDGGFLKDAGITISEMNSGCICCSLVGDFDKNLHEVLEKFSPDRILIEPSGVGKLSDVMTSVIKLEETADVKLCGLVTVVNALKASKQMKAFGEFFNNQIEFATTVVLSRSQTATEDQLEFCVKQIQNHNPKAAIITTPWEEISGEKLLSVMEGQDNLAAEMKHLAEEAHEHEEEEHEHEHHHHDHDHEEHDHHHHEHDHEEHEHHHHDHDHEEHEHHHHDHDHEEHEHHHEHGENCTCGCHDHDHEHHHHHHHADDVFNTWGKETPHKFEKSTIEKAMKAFANTNDYGTVIRSKGMVPSTDGTWIYFDFVDGEYELRAGEPDYTGRLVVIGADIDEHKIEELFGL; encoded by the coding sequence ATGACAAAGATTGATATAATTTCAGGATTTTTAGGTGCAGGTAAAACTACTTACATTAAGAAAATGCTTGAAGAAGCATACAAGGGTGAGAAGGTAGTCCTTATTGAGAATGAGTTCGGCGAGGTTGGTATCGACGGCGGATTCTTAAAGGACGCAGGTATTACAATTTCAGAGATGAATTCTGGATGTATTTGCTGTTCACTTGTTGGCGATTTTGATAAGAACCTTCATGAGGTACTTGAGAAGTTCAGCCCAGATCGTATTCTCATTGAGCCATCAGGCGTTGGCAAGCTTTCAGATGTTATGACATCTGTTATCAAGCTTGAGGAAACAGCAGATGTTAAGCTTTGTGGTCTTGTTACTGTTGTTAATGCTCTCAAGGCTTCAAAGCAGATGAAGGCCTTCGGTGAGTTCTTCAATAACCAGATTGAGTTTGCAACTACAGTTGTTCTTTCACGTTCACAGACAGCTACAGAGGATCAGCTTGAGTTCTGTGTTAAGCAGATTCAGAATCACAATCCAAAGGCTGCTATCATTACTACTCCTTGGGAGGAAATCTCAGGTGAGAAGCTTCTTTCAGTTATGGAAGGTCAGGACAATCTTGCTGCAGAGATGAAGCATCTTGCAGAAGAGGCTCATGAGCATGAGGAAGAAGAGCATGAACACGAGCATCACCATCATGATCATGACCACGAGGAGCATGATCATCACCATCACGAACATGACCATGAGGAGCATGAGCATCACCATCACGATCATGACCATGAGGAGCACGAGCATCATCATCACGATCATGACCATGAGGAGCATGAACATCATCATGAGCATGGCGAGAATTGCACATGCGGTTGTCACGACCACGATCATGAGCATCATCATCATCACCATCATGCAGATGATGTATTTAATACATGGGGTAAGGAGACACCTCACAAGTTTGAGAAGTCTACAATCGAGAAGGCTATGAAGGCTTTCGCTAACACAAATGATTACGGTACAGTTATCCGTTCAAAGGGTATGGTTCCTTCAACAGATGGTACATGGATTTACTTCGATTTTGTAGACGGAGAGTACGAGCTCAGAGCAGGTGAGCCTGATTACACAGGACGTCTTGTTGTAATCGGTGCAGATATTGACGAGCACAAGATTGAAGAGTTATTTGGATTATAA
- a CDS encoding PRD domain-containing protein, with the protein MYRVEKVLNHNALIGIPENTTQEYLIMGKGIGFGKHISETIEVTDEHKVYSLKESTDRGDKKELATSIDPVYLEIANEILDGAEAAFNTIDRNVMLPLADHIEFAVKRIKSNEQLKNPLTDDIRVLFHVEFKVAEAARDMLADRLGVTISDDEIGYIALHVHSSIMDQAVSQAMQMADAVRQCVSMVEEETGKRIDTQSLSYNRLLNHIRYMIARTIRGEVIKLDMNDYINASAANSFQAATRICQELGRSLDKQIHEAEIGYLAMHIERVALDEMD; encoded by the coding sequence ATGTACAGAGTCGAAAAGGTTCTAAATCATAATGCTCTTATCGGTATTCCTGAGAATACAACACAGGAATACCTGATTATGGGCAAGGGGATTGGGTTCGGAAAACATATTAGCGAGACAATCGAGGTTACTGACGAGCACAAAGTGTATTCCCTTAAGGAATCTACAGACCGTGGAGATAAGAAGGAATTAGCCACCAGCATCGACCCTGTTTATCTTGAAATTGCTAATGAAATTTTAGATGGCGCAGAGGCTGCATTTAACACTATCGACAGAAATGTTATGCTGCCTCTTGCAGACCATATCGAATTTGCAGTCAAGCGAATTAAGAGTAATGAGCAGCTTAAAAACCCCTTGACGGACGATATCAGAGTTCTTTTCCATGTCGAGTTTAAGGTGGCCGAGGCAGCAAGAGATATGCTTGCTGACAGGCTTGGTGTTACAATCTCTGACGATGAGATTGGATATATAGCACTTCATGTTCATTCTTCAATCATGGATCAGGCTGTGTCTCAGGCCATGCAGATGGCCGACGCTGTGAGACAGTGCGTGAGCATGGTAGAAGAGGAAACTGGCAAGAGAATTGATACTCAGTCATTGTCCTATAACAGGCTTCTCAATCATATTCGCTATATGATTGCACGTACAATTAGAGGCGAGGTAATCAAACTTGATATGAATGACTATATAAATGCCTCCGCCGCAAATTCATTTCAGGCCGCTACACGCATATGCCAAGAGCTTGGGAGAAGCTTGGACAAGCAGATACATGAGGCAGAAATCGGCTATCTTGCTATGCATATTGAGCGAGTAGCGCTTGATGAAATGGATTAA
- a CDS encoding PTS transporter subunit IIABC, whose amino-acid sequence MKDKIFAVLQRVGRSFMLPIAILPVAGLLLGIGGSFTNTTMLETYHLTSVLGPGTAGNAILTVMNDAGNIVFANLPIIFAIGVAIGMAKKEKEVAALAAAIAFLIMHASIGAMITINGGAEAMLDGATTSVCGITSLQMGVFGGMIVGLGVASLHNRFYKIQLPQVLSFFGGTRFVPIISGLVYTAVGILMFFVWPFVQQGIYAVGGVVLASGYAGTWVYGLMERLLIPFGLHHVFYLPFWQTALGGTLEVNGQLIEGAQNIFFAQLGAQNTIDHFAVSATRFMSGKFPFMILGLPGAALAMYRCALPEKKKEVGGLLLSAALTSMLTGITEPIEFTFLFVAPALYGIHCVFAGASYMFMHMLGVGVGMTFSGGIIDLILFGILPGNAMTSWVWVPVVGAGYFVVYYFLFSFLIKKFDLKTPGRDADEEVKLYRRSDYNAKKESMNDNTSEKICNGLGGKANISDVDCCATRLRVTVHKSELVNDAMLKATGASGVVHKGNGVQVIYGPHVTIIKANLEDYLETAPNVEYNGANDAVVEETKAEATNEPTGKVVKTVILGSPITGVAADLAETPDDVFAQKMMGDGAVVTPNDGKVVAPADGTVVFVFDTKHAIGFKTDDDVAMLLHFGIDTVKLKGEGFNVHVTNGQKVKKGDVLMEADLDYISKNAPSVATPVLCTELKSNQKLRRVGNGEINAGDDLLAIDFYE is encoded by the coding sequence ATGAAAGACAAAATTTTCGCAGTATTGCAGCGAGTTGGACGCTCATTCATGCTTCCAATCGCAATCCTTCCAGTAGCAGGTTTGCTTCTCGGAATCGGTGGTTCATTCACAAACACAACTATGCTTGAGACTTACCATCTCACAAGTGTTTTAGGACCAGGTACAGCAGGTAATGCTATTCTTACAGTTATGAACGATGCTGGTAACATCGTATTCGCTAACTTGCCTATTATATTTGCTATTGGTGTAGCAATTGGTATGGCAAAGAAAGAAAAAGAAGTAGCAGCACTCGCTGCAGCAATCGCTTTCTTAATCATGCATGCTTCAATCGGTGCTATGATTACAATCAATGGCGGAGCAGAGGCAATGCTTGATGGTGCAACAACATCAGTTTGCGGTATCACTTCATTACAGATGGGTGTATTTGGTGGTATGATCGTAGGTCTTGGTGTTGCTTCACTTCACAATCGTTTCTACAAAATCCAGCTTCCACAGGTATTATCATTCTTCGGTGGTACAAGATTCGTTCCTATCATCTCTGGTTTGGTATACACAGCAGTTGGTATTTTAATGTTCTTCGTATGGCCATTCGTACAGCAGGGCATCTACGCAGTAGGTGGTGTTGTTCTTGCTTCTGGTTATGCTGGAACATGGGTATATGGTCTTATGGAAAGACTTCTTATTCCATTTGGTCTTCACCACGTATTCTACCTTCCATTCTGGCAGACAGCTCTCGGTGGAACACTCGAGGTTAATGGTCAGCTTATCGAAGGTGCACAGAACATCTTCTTTGCACAGCTTGGTGCACAGAACACAATTGATCACTTTGCAGTATCAGCTACTAGATTCATGTCTGGTAAGTTCCCATTTATGATCCTTGGTCTTCCAGGTGCAGCTCTTGCTATGTATAGATGCGCACTTCCTGAGAAGAAGAAGGAAGTTGGAGGTCTTCTCCTTTCAGCAGCTCTTACATCTATGCTTACAGGTATCACAGAGCCAATCGAGTTCACATTCTTATTTGTAGCTCCAGCTCTTTACGGTATCCACTGTGTATTCGCTGGTGCATCATATATGTTCATGCACATGCTTGGCGTTGGTGTTGGTATGACATTCTCAGGCGGTATCATCGATTTAATTCTATTCGGTATTCTTCCTGGAAACGCTATGACATCATGGGTATGGGTACCAGTTGTAGGTGCAGGTTACTTCGTAGTTTACTATTTCCTTTTCAGCTTCCTTATCAAGAAGTTCGATCTTAAGACACCAGGTCGTGACGCTGATGAAGAGGTTAAGCTTTACAGACGTTCTGACTACAACGCAAAGAAGGAGTCTATGAACGACAACACTTCTGAGAAAATCTGCAACGGTCTTGGTGGTAAGGCAAACATCTCTGATGTTGACTGCTGTGCAACAAGACTTCGTGTTACAGTTCACAAGTCTGAGCTTGTAAATGATGCTATGCTTAAGGCAACAGGTGCTTCTGGTGTAGTTCACAAGGGTAACGGTGTACAGGTTATTTACGGACCACACGTTACAATTATCAAGGCTAACCTTGAAGATTATCTTGAAACAGCTCCAAATGTAGAATACAATGGAGCAAATGATGCGGTTGTTGAGGAAACTAAGGCTGAGGCAACAAACGAGCCAACAGGTAAGGTTGTTAAGACAGTTATCCTTGGTAGCCCAATTACTGGTGTAGCTGCTGATTTAGCAGAGACTCCAGATGATGTTTTCGCTCAGAAGATGATGGGCGATGGTGCAGTTGTTACTCCAAATGATGGAAAGGTAGTAGCTCCTGCAGACGGTACAGTTGTATTCGTATTTGATACAAAGCATGCAATCGGTTTCAAGACAGATGACGATGTAGCAATGCTTCTTCACTTTGGTATTGATACAGTTAAGCTTAAGGGTGAAGGCTTCAATGTTCACGTAACAAACGGACAGAAGGTTAAGAAGGGTGATGTACTTATGGAGGCAGACTTAGATTACATCTCTAAGAACGCTCCTTCAGTAGCAACTCCTGTACTTTGCACAGAGCTTAAGAGCAATCAGAAGCTTCGTCGCGTAGGCAATGGCGAGATTAACGCTGGCGATGACTTACTTGCAATTGATTTTTACGAGTAA
- a CDS encoding Mbeg1-like protein — translation MENNLSSNLSSNLSIEEIVLINNLLYCENLGGPKGTFLSTSQESRTIGDYIDGVLHNAAKIENDKEYSTGVTGAEYKQIMWSIRPNEHLKNIIILQVHYESDCAGGGRSALLYDPVGNEAIVAFKGTQSDAEWIDNVSGLYQVPTAFQTNALNWFRSLDLEGYDTITVTGHSKGGNKAKFITLMDNRVDNCFSFDGQGFSDEFIKKYAHQIIMNQKKILNIIEESDFVNILLNDVGKKQFYLGTNCGRLGFAENHCANAVVFYDDIGGMSVWPAPAQDKKMSDLDVMLNSFIRSIRMTTREKVANMLGSLIVNAKGGDTDKLVYTLSDERYSDSAAQLTAYIFKYKNKKPQMVESVKEIMEQNGFNTSMVGIIDFVTNHSLLMRLIGKRPKLVLLILHLKHSPENMISFLQRHTELFALLVEISRKMQRISLRYSGEDMRVG, via the coding sequence ATGGAAAATAATCTTTCTAGCAACCTTTCAAGTAACCTTTCGATAGAAGAAATCGTGCTCATCAACAACCTGCTTTACTGTGAAAATCTAGGTGGACCAAAGGGTACATTTCTGTCTACAAGCCAGGAATCCAGAACAATTGGTGACTATATCGATGGTGTGCTTCATAATGCCGCCAAAATTGAGAATGATAAAGAATACAGCACAGGTGTAACTGGCGCTGAATACAAGCAAATCATGTGGTCTATAAGACCAAACGAGCATCTGAAGAATATTATTATCCTCCAGGTCCACTATGAAAGTGACTGTGCCGGTGGCGGACGAAGTGCTCTTCTGTACGACCCTGTTGGAAATGAAGCAATTGTTGCCTTTAAGGGCACCCAAAGCGATGCCGAGTGGATTGACAATGTTTCCGGATTATATCAGGTTCCGACAGCATTTCAGACTAACGCATTAAACTGGTTCCGTTCGCTTGATTTGGAGGGCTACGATACAATCACTGTCACTGGCCATTCAAAGGGTGGCAACAAGGCCAAATTCATCACTCTTATGGATAATCGGGTGGACAACTGCTTCTCCTTCGACGGGCAAGGCTTTTCTGATGAATTCATCAAGAAATACGCTCACCAAATTATTATGAATCAAAAGAAAATCCTAAATATTATAGAAGAAAGTGATTTTGTAAATATTCTGCTAAACGATGTTGGTAAAAAGCAGTTTTATCTTGGAACAAACTGTGGAAGGCTTGGCTTTGCGGAGAATCACTGTGCAAATGCTGTGGTATTTTATGATGATATTGGCGGAATGTCTGTATGGCCTGCTCCTGCTCAGGATAAGAAAATGTCCGATTTGGATGTGATGCTTAACAGCTTTATACGCTCTATACGCATGACTACAAGAGAAAAGGTTGCGAACATGCTTGGCAGCCTAATCGTAAATGCCAAAGGCGGTGACACCGACAAGCTTGTGTACACACTCTCTGACGAGCGTTATTCAGACAGTGCAGCTCAGCTAACAGCCTACATTTTCAAATACAAAAACAAGAAGCCTCAGATGGTGGAATCCGTAAAGGAAATCATGGAGCAAAACGGCTTCAACACCAGCATGGTTGGAATCATTGACTTCGTAACTAATCACTCATTACTTATGCGCCTCATAGGCAAACGCCCTAAGCTGGTACTGCTAATCCTCCATCTAAAGCACTCACCAGAAAATATGATAAGCTTCCTGCAGCGCCACACGGAGCTCTTCGCCCTATTAGTCGAAATCTCCCGCAAGATGCAACGCATCTCCCTACGCTACAGCGGCGAGGATATGCGGGTTGGCTAG
- a CDS encoding TIGR01212 family radical SAM protein (This family includes YhcC from E. coli K-12, an uncharacterized radical SAM protein.): MEYISLSDYLKNKYGTKVYKLSLTSGCTCPNRDGTISTGGCIFCSEGGSGDFAAKGMNLAEQICYARELVDKKISSKIPLEERKYIAYFQSFTNTYGDQERLMRLFSEVLSYPEIVGLSIGTRPDCLSDEMIEHLSKLNLEKEVWVELGLQTIHENTSTLINRGYLLQVFEDAYKRLTDAGLKVVVHVILGLPGESKSDIIDTIDYLAKLTPRLFGVKLQLLHILMGTKLADMYQSQPFHIYELDEYCELVCECLRHLPPETVVHRLTGDGPKRLLIAPLWSGNKKVVMNTMREAIKKAHR, from the coding sequence ATGGAATACATTTCACTATCAGATTATTTAAAAAATAAATACGGTACAAAGGTATACAAGCTCTCTCTCACCAGCGGCTGCACCTGCCCAAACAGGGACGGTACTATCAGTACTGGTGGCTGTATCTTCTGCTCTGAAGGTGGCTCTGGAGACTTTGCTGCCAAGGGTATGAATCTTGCTGAGCAAATTTGTTATGCCAGAGAGCTTGTTGATAAAAAGATTTCCTCGAAGATTCCACTCGAAGAACGGAAATATATTGCCTACTTCCAATCCTTCACCAATACCTACGGTGATCAGGAAAGATTAATGCGCCTTTTTTCTGAAGTGCTATCTTATCCTGAGATTGTAGGGCTTTCTATCGGTACACGTCCAGATTGCCTTTCAGATGAGATGATTGAGCACCTTTCCAAGCTGAACTTAGAAAAAGAGGTTTGGGTTGAGCTTGGTCTGCAAACCATTCACGAAAACACTTCAACGCTTATCAACCGAGGCTACCTGCTTCAAGTGTTTGAGGATGCATACAAAAGACTCACCGACGCAGGGCTAAAAGTAGTAGTTCATGTTATTCTTGGCCTGCCTGGTGAATCAAAGTCAGACATCATAGATACGATTGATTACCTGGCGAAGCTAACGCCCAGGTTGTTTGGCGTAAAGCTTCAATTGCTTCATATCTTAATGGGTACAAAGCTTGCTGATATGTATCAATCGCAACCATTTCATATTTACGAACTGGATGAATATTGTGAGCTTGTCTGTGAGTGCCTACGTCATCTTCCACCTGAGACTGTTGTTCATCGCCTCACTGGTGATGGTCCTAAAAGACTTCTCATTGCCCCTCTTTGGTCCGGAAATAAAAAGGTTGTAATGAACACAATGCGGGAGGCTATTAAAAAAGCACATCGCTAA
- a CDS encoding pyridoxal phosphate-dependent aminotransferase yields the protein MHGGDIYRNSIVSDFSVNINPLGVPDEVQWVLTEAALHANKYPDIVHEALVGDTAALFDVSEQTIVYGNGASEIIMAICHAINPKRALLVAPCFSGYETCLKGVNPKCKLLYYHLSEENDFELHHDFVERIIVEKPELVFLTNPNNPNGKLIDKDLLDDIIETCDKTGAVLVVDECFLPLTGKDMQRSVIQDIQSHKSVIALRAFTKSFAIPGVRIGYAICSKEAMADQLKSHLPEWNLSIFAQMAGVECLKHHEYLEKSVKVVEEERYFLTHEMKKLGVKVYGSDANFLLFKCNNFELKQQLLEYRILIRDCSDYEGLAKGFYRIAVKQHNENEGLISALSDVLF from the coding sequence ATGCATGGTGGTGATATTTATAGAAATAGCATAGTTTCTGATTTCTCAGTAAACATTAATCCGTTGGGAGTGCCAGATGAGGTGCAATGGGTTTTAACTGAGGCGGCGCTTCATGCCAATAAGTACCCTGACATTGTTCATGAAGCACTGGTAGGTGATACGGCAGCTTTATTTGATGTGAGTGAGCAAACGATTGTTTATGGCAACGGAGCATCGGAGATTATTATGGCGATTTGTCATGCCATAAATCCAAAGAGGGCTCTTTTAGTGGCGCCTTGCTTTTCGGGTTATGAAACATGCTTGAAAGGCGTGAATCCAAAATGCAAGCTTTTGTATTATCATCTTTCAGAAGAAAACGATTTTGAACTTCATCATGATTTTGTGGAGCGGATAATAGTAGAGAAGCCAGAGCTGGTTTTCCTTACCAACCCTAACAATCCAAATGGTAAGTTGATAGATAAGGATTTGCTTGATGATATTATAGAAACCTGTGATAAAACTGGCGCAGTCCTTGTGGTTGATGAGTGCTTTTTACCACTAACAGGAAAAGATATGCAGCGTTCAGTTATACAGGATATTCAGAGTCATAAATCTGTTATAGCGCTTAGGGCTTTCACTAAGTCCTTTGCGATTCCTGGAGTTCGCATTGGCTATGCAATTTGCTCCAAGGAGGCAATGGCAGATCAGTTGAAGTCACATCTTCCAGAATGGAACCTTTCCATCTTTGCGCAGATGGCAGGAGTGGAGTGCCTAAAGCATCATGAGTATCTTGAAAAATCAGTGAAGGTTGTTGAAGAGGAGCGCTACTTCCTGACTCATGAGATGAAGAAACTTGGTGTGAAGGTTTATGGCTCTGATGCTAATTTTCTTCTATTCAAATGCAATAATTTTGAATTAAAGCAGCAGCTTTTAGAATATAGAATTCTAATTCGTGACTGTTCGGACTATGAAGGCTTAGCTAAGGGCTTCTATAGAATTGCAGTTAAACAGCACAATGAAAATGAGGGATTGATTTCTGCACTTAGCGATGTGCTTTTTTAA